The sequence below is a genomic window from Methanoculleus sp. 7T.
ACGGTCTACCCGATCGAGGACGGTTTCCGGAACCGGCTCTCGCTTGCCGGTGCAAACACCTTCTCGCGCCTCGGCTACCACACCCGGACCGTCTACTTCACGCTCGGGTGCAACACGGCGTTCGACCGCGAAGCGTTCATCAAGGCCGGGATGTACCGGTGCATCGACGCCGGGGACGACCTTGAGATCGCACAACGGATGCGTAAACTCGGGAAGGTCTACCTCGACCCCCGCCTGAAAGTCGGTTTCTCGATGAGGCGCTACCAGCAGTTCGGGACGCTCAAGTCGATCTGGGAGTGGTTCTATATCGTTCTCCGCGGCGGCGACGCCGGCGGCGTCACCTACTCGCAGCGG
It includes:
- a CDS encoding glycosyltransferase family 2 protein; the encoded protein is MISVVVPTYNEEQNIERCLQSLADQTVPRETYEVIVVDGNSKDRTRELAEPLADSVFIQKSKRVGGARNDGAMAAGGDIIATTDADCILPRDWVERIGRNFAERDVVQLYGTVYPIEDGFRNRLSLAGANTFSRLGYHTRTVYFTLGCNTAFDREAFIKAGMYRCIDAGDDLEIAQRMRKLGKVYLDPRLKVGFSMRRYQQFGTLKSIWEWFYIVLRGGDAGGVTYSQREYK